In one window of Aphidius gifuensis isolate YNYX2018 linkage group LG4, ASM1490517v1, whole genome shotgun sequence DNA:
- the LOC122854113 gene encoding transmembrane reductase CYB561D2-like isoform X2, with amino-acid sequence MKPEGETKGLPNAFGLVMSVLTHVLLLAPVIYILSFFIGNLDVLFSWHPTCMVIGVGLLIFEGVFSISGEANLNQKVSRINRITIHWILHTIGLSLMYIGLIVIIINKNIHDKEHFTTLHGKIGLASVILATFVGLFGVLANNTRWLYPKVRPILLKVVHGYGGIGMTILFLITIINGSWNYAFPDNSTSQILVLLSFIIAIIIILFKPILGAIARTKYIIYEYEL; translated from the exons atgaaaccaGAAGGAGAAACTAAAGGTTTACCAAATGCATTTGGACTTGTTATGTCTGTTTTGACACATGTACTATTATTGGCACCtgtcatttatattttgtcattttttattggtaATTTGGATGTACTATTTTCATGGCATCCAACGTGTATGGTCATTGGt gtgggtttattaatatttgaaggtGTCTTTAGTATATCTGGTGAggcaaatttaaatcaaaaagtaTCACGTATTAATAGAATAACAATCCACTGGATTCTTCATACAATTGGCCTGTCATTGATGTACATTGGtctaatagtaataataataaataaaaatattcatgataaAGAACATTTTACAACATTACATGGTAAAATTGGTTTAGCATCAGTAATACTTGCAACTTTTGTTGGATTATTTGGTGTATTAGCAAATAATACACGTTGGCTTTATCCAAAAGTACGtccaatattattaaaagttgTACATGGATATGGTGGTATTGgaatgacaatattatttttaataacaattataaatggtTCATGGAATTATGCATTTCCTGATAATTCAACATCACAAATTCTTGTTCtcttatcatttattattgcaattataataatattgtttaagcCAATATTAGGAGCAATTGCTAGAACAAAG TACATCATTTATGAGTACGAGCTCTGA
- the LOC122854113 gene encoding transmembrane reductase CYB561D2-like isoform X1 — protein MKPEGETKGLPNAFGLVMSVLTHVLLLAPVIYILSFFIGNLDVLFSWHPTCMVIGVGLLIFEGVFSISGEANLNQKVSRINRITIHWILHTIGLSLMYIGLIVIIINKNIHDKEHFTTLHGKIGLASVILATFVGLFGVLANNTRWLYPKVRPILLKVVHGYGGIGMTILFLITIINGSWNYAFPDNSTSQILVLLSFIIAIIIILFKPILGAIARTKVILRPPQQQNQTA, from the exons atgaaaccaGAAGGAGAAACTAAAGGTTTACCAAATGCATTTGGACTTGTTATGTCTGTTTTGACACATGTACTATTATTGGCACCtgtcatttatattttgtcattttttattggtaATTTGGATGTACTATTTTCATGGCATCCAACGTGTATGGTCATTGGt gtgggtttattaatatttgaaggtGTCTTTAGTATATCTGGTGAggcaaatttaaatcaaaaagtaTCACGTATTAATAGAATAACAATCCACTGGATTCTTCATACAATTGGCCTGTCATTGATGTACATTGGtctaatagtaataataataaataaaaatattcatgataaAGAACATTTTACAACATTACATGGTAAAATTGGTTTAGCATCAGTAATACTTGCAACTTTTGTTGGATTATTTGGTGTATTAGCAAATAATACACGTTGGCTTTATCCAAAAGTACGtccaatattattaaaagttgTACATGGATATGGTGGTATTGgaatgacaatattatttttaataacaattataaatggtTCATGGAATTATGCATTTCCTGATAATTCAACATCACAAATTCTTGTTCtcttatcatttattattgcaattataataatattgtttaagcCAATATTAGGAGCAATTGCTAGAACAAAGGTAATTCTACGACcaccacaacaacaaaatcaaaCAGCGTga